The Chrysemys picta bellii isolate R12L10 chromosome 3, ASM1138683v2, whole genome shotgun sequence DNA window AACTCTATGCCTGTGATTAACTAACTCCCTTAAGTTAGctatctcaggccttgtctacactacgagagtagttcgattttacttgcatcgaatttttgtaatcgatattgcaaagtcgaacgtgtgtgtccacactaaggacagtaattcgactttgtgcgtccacactaacggtgatagcgtcgacattcgaagcggtgcactgtggtcagctatcccacagttcccgcagtcccctctgcccattggaattctgggtgtagccggcaatgccttctgggtaacaaaatgagtcgagggtgcttttgggaaactgtcgtcatccgtccatcactcccgccctccctccctgaaagcgccggcgggaaaacagttcgcgcgcttttccagtcattgacagcgcggacgccactgtactccgagcatggagcccgctgcgaccatcgctgcagttgtggccgctctcaacgtttcgcagcttatcataaaggtttccctgaggcagatgcagaaaagtcaggcgaggaggctacggcaccgcggtgatgtcctgaagtctgagagtagcacagacctgtcagaaagcaggcgacccagcgccgaggacatcacagtggcaatgggtcatgttgatgccgtggaacggcgattctgggcacgggagacaagcactgagtggtgggaccgcatagtgctgcaggtctgggatgaatcccagtggctgcgaaactttcgcatgcggaagggaactttcctggaactttgtgagttgctgtcccctgccctgaagcgcagtgacacccggttgcgagctgcactgagtgtacagaagcgagtggccatagccctgtggaagcttgcaacgccagacagctaccggtcagtcgcgaaccagtttggggtgggcaaatctaccgtgggggttgttgtgatgcaagtagcgaaggcaatcgttgatgtactgctgccaaaggtagtgaccctgggaaacgtggaggcgatcatagatggcttcgcagcgatgggattcccaaactgcggtggggccatagatggaactcacatccctatcctggcaccggaccaccaggccacccagtacattaaccgaaagggatacttttccatggtgctgcaagcactggtggaccacaggggacgttttaccaacatctacgtgggatggccgggcaaggttcatgacgctcgtgttttcaggaactctggtctgtttagacggctgcaacaaggtatttacttcccggaccacaaaataactgttggggatgtggagatgcctatagtcatcctcggggacccagcctacccgctaatgccctggctcatgaagccctatactggcgccctggacactgaaaaagaactcttcaactaccggctgagcaagtgcagaatggtggtggagtgtgcttttggccgtctcaaggggagatggagaagcttactgactcgctgtgatctcagcgaaaccaatatccccattgttatagcagcttgctgtgtgctccacaatctctgtgagagcaagggggagacctttatggcggggtgggaggttgaggaaaatagcctggctggtgattactcacagccagacagccgggcgattagaagagaccagcgggaagcgctgtgcatccgggaggctttgaaagcaaagttcctgagtgagcagggtaacctgtgattttatagtttgtgtactgagaagctaaacctgcccccgtttctttacccaggtaatgttgactatcctatccagttacatacccccttcaccccccctccaacacacgtgtcgaaataaaaatagttctactttgttaaagcacaccgttttctttaatactgttttagcgggaattttttaaaactgggacgcagactgtggtgcggggcgggtctagtgttgtgatgcgaatgcagcttctaaactcaaggattgacaggctccgctgcggtgggatgcttgtttcaacggagcctgtcacccctcctgatcgggactgtgtgtatgggaggtctatttgactttgtggcagggggaggacggttacagatcccatgctgtgtggctctgtgatcctgtctaaggaccggcgcttaagatctgtaactgccctcccccgccacaaagtcacagagcaacccacccccccccaacattacatcaaaacaacctcccagactaaccggggcaactagtcactgcatcactgcactgtgtatgtgccctgctgctgtgcctgcccccgactatgtaccctgccaaaggagactgtcctgtccaatttccaaccccctttcccctcctcctccaaaagaacatgattgaaacagtagttaacagaaacgaattttttattatcaactacacatggcattgggaggtgaaacttggacgtgggcttgtgtcaggcaggaaggaaagaacttttcaaattttgggaaatgagagccttctgctactagagctctctgcaggggtggagtgagagttagcagggactctgccgcctctccttctttgcactttgggtgaggtgggtatgggacttggtggcgggggagggcggttagagatggactgcagcggggctctgtcctcctgcctccgttcctgcagaacatccacaaggcgccggagcgtgtccgtttgctccctcagtagtccaagcagcgtttgagtcgcctgctggtcttcctgccgccacctctcctcccgatccatgttggcttggtgcattcgggtcaagttctcccgccactgggtctgctgtgctgcctgggcttgggaagaggccataagctcagagaacatgtcctcccgtgtcctcttcttcctacgcctaatccgcgctagcctctgggagtgtgattccaggctaggttgtgagacagtcgcagacggggctgtggaaatgggaaaaagggagtgaattcctctgaaagataaatgtagttgtgaacaaagaacatagtctttctctgtgaacaagaccatgcacagcacctttcacatgcgcactcagcacaaggtcgaattctcggccttcgcattctgtgcctggggtcttgaacagcacatttgagaagcgaggcagcacaacggaatttctgttgcaggcagacatggtaagccgtacacttgtggcagtttaaaacttttatattaccactggcctcatttcacatttaaatcaatgtcagtccctgctgccagcaatccggcaagcgggaactctgcccctgtcccaccccctcgcggctgtccccgggaatgatccctttcggctgcccctctcccgcctccaccgcgtggctgcaaaccagcggtgacagttctgtaaaggaacgggaaagcagtcccaacactaacattcccctacctaattaaaagcaggtcaccatggccgacatcaccctgatgaggatctccgagagcgacaaagagagaatgctccgggaaagcctccaaagaccagggccgtatgccgccctgctgtgcagagcaatgatccccgagtacctgataatctcgtggcgcggcaacgtgtcgtacttcggaggacccaataaggccgctctccccaagaacctcatgcaacggctttcaagttacctccaggagagcttcatcgagatgtcccaggaggattactgctctatccccgcacatatagaccgcattttactgtagctgcagtagcagggaatacacagtagagcggcttgtgcaggacaatcactgaaaaccggacattgctagatttcttttcaaaacttgcactgccccttactaaaccgttaagcgcctagggcacactaatcatgaacaacccattcttttaattgttaatattcctgttttgttaaaaataaatgtttagatgtttacaacacttactggctgatccttcaccagattctgtgtccggggtaatggctggggacgcttcgtaggggatctctgtaagggtgatgaagagatcctggctgtcggggaaatcagcgttgtgagagctgccaactgcctcgccctcctcatctccttcctcatcttccccgtcccctaacatgtctgaggaaccggccgtggacagtatcccatcctcagagtccacggtcactggtggggtagtggtggcggcagcaccgaggatggaatgcagtgcctcgtagaaacgggatgtctggggatgggatccggagcgtccgtttgcctctttggtcttctggtagccttgtctcagctccttgattttcacgcggcactgcgttgcatcccggctgtatcctctctctgccatgtctttagagatcttctcgtagatctttgcattccttcttttggatcgcagctcggaaagcacggactcatcgccccacacagcgatgagatccaagacttcacgatcagtccatgctggggctctctttctattcccagactgcatggccatcactgctggagagctctgcatcgttgccagtgctgctgtgctcgccacgatgtccagacaggaaatgagattcaaactggccagacaggaaaaggaattcaaattcaaattt harbors:
- the LOC135982637 gene encoding uncharacterized protein LOC135982637, with translation MQSSPAVMAMQSGNRKRAPAWTDREVLDLIAVWGDESVLSELRSKRRNAKIYEKISKDMAERGYSRDATQCRVKIKELRQGYQKTKEANGRSGSHPQTSRFYEALHSILGAAATTTPPVTVDSEDGILSTAGSSDMLGDGEDEEGDEEGEAVGSSHNADFPDSQDLFITLTEIPYEASPAITPDTESGEGSATPSATVSQPSLESHSQRLARIRRRKKRTREDMFSELMASSQAQAAQQTQWRENLTRMHQANMDREERWRQEDQQATQTLLGLLREQTDTLRRLVDVLQERRQEDRAPLQSISNRPPPPPSPIPTSPKVQRRRGGRVPANSHSTPAESSSSRRLSFPKI